A single genomic interval of Mycobacterium sp. DL592 harbors:
- a CDS encoding MCE family protein yields the protein MDQDTGEHNLRPLWWAAGLFTAIIATAALCLAFFFGTFRSYLPVVVTSDRSGLVMETGAKVKLRGVEVGRVAGITGGGQPVGLRLEIDPDQVEHIPANIEAEVKATTVFGAKFVDLVYPPNPSPQRLKAGESIRSRNVTTEVNTIFDNLVGVLHQVDVAKLNAVLTAMADGVRGQGERIGQAITDANQVLLAVNPRMDTVAADWRSYKGFSDAYSVAAQDILATLDAASTTSDTITGHAGDLDALLLNTLGFSNSGVNLIGPAKDDLVGAVNVLEPTTALLLKYSPEYTCTVQGAKLFLDKAGEWFGGNGRTVYLDAGIAFGDDLYRYPENLPLVAAKGGPGGRPGCGSLPDAAKNFPVRQLVTNTGWGTGLDWRPNPGIGQTCSVDYFPVTRAIPESPHVGECLPGPAPGPPPPYPGGPPYGAPWYGADGQPLYPGLPPAP from the coding sequence ATGGACCAGGACACAGGAGAGCACAACCTGCGACCGTTGTGGTGGGCGGCCGGACTGTTCACCGCCATCATCGCCACTGCCGCACTATGTTTGGCGTTCTTCTTCGGCACGTTTCGCAGCTATCTACCGGTCGTCGTCACCTCGGACCGCAGCGGACTGGTGATGGAGACCGGTGCCAAGGTCAAGCTGCGCGGAGTCGAGGTCGGGCGGGTGGCGGGCATCACGGGGGGTGGGCAGCCCGTCGGGTTGCGTCTGGAGATCGATCCCGACCAAGTCGAGCACATCCCGGCCAACATCGAAGCGGAAGTCAAGGCGACGACCGTTTTCGGGGCCAAGTTCGTCGACCTGGTCTATCCACCGAACCCCAGTCCGCAGCGGCTGAAAGCCGGCGAATCCATCCGGTCGCGCAACGTGACCACCGAGGTCAACACGATCTTCGACAACCTCGTGGGCGTCCTGCACCAAGTGGACGTGGCCAAACTCAACGCGGTGCTGACCGCCATGGCCGATGGGGTGCGCGGCCAGGGGGAACGAATCGGCCAGGCGATCACCGATGCCAACCAGGTGCTGCTGGCGGTCAACCCGCGAATGGACACCGTGGCGGCGGACTGGCGATCCTACAAGGGTTTCAGCGACGCCTATAGCGTTGCAGCCCAGGACATCCTGGCGACCCTCGATGCCGCCAGCACCACCAGCGACACGATCACGGGTCACGCCGGTGATCTCGATGCGTTGCTGTTGAACACGCTCGGCTTTTCCAACAGCGGCGTCAATCTGATCGGTCCGGCCAAAGACGATCTGGTCGGCGCTGTGAACGTCCTGGAGCCGACGACGGCGCTTCTGCTGAAGTACAGCCCGGAGTACACCTGCACCGTCCAGGGCGCCAAGCTGTTCCTGGACAAGGCCGGTGAGTGGTTCGGTGGCAACGGCCGGACCGTGTACCTGGACGCGGGAATCGCATTCGGCGACGACCTCTACCGTTACCCGGAGAATCTGCCCCTAGTGGCAGCCAAGGGCGGCCCCGGCGGTCGTCCCGGATGTGGGTCGCTGCCCGACGCCGCCAAGAACTTCCCGGTCCGGCAACTCGTGACGAACACGGGATGGGGAACGGGGCTGGATTGGCGGCCCAACCCCGGAATCGGCCAGACCTGTTCGGTCGACTACTTCCCGGTCACCCGGGCGATCCCCGAATCACCCCACGTCGGGGAGTGCCTGCCGGGACCCGCCCCCGGCCCGCCGCCGCCGTATCCGGGCGGTCCGCCCTACGGCGCCCCGTGGTACGGCGCTGACGGTCAACCCCTCTATCCCGGCCTGCCGCCCGCACCGTGA
- a CDS encoding ABC transporter permease, producing MSSAAPSGLHPALRRVAAKGVTGLTRIGTQAQFYFRTIVSVRDALVHYQAETVRLIAQMSLGTGALAIIGGTVVIVGFLTLSTGALVAVQGYNQFANVGVEALTGFASAFFNVRLIAPVIAGIALAATIGAGATAQLGAMRINEEIDALEVMGVRSVAYLASNRVVAGVIVVIPLYCVAMITAFLAARFGTTVVYGQSSGVYDHYFNTFLNPTDIIWSFFQAVSMAAVIMLVHTYYGFTASGGPAGVGEAVGRAVRTSMISAVFVVLFLSLAIYGQSGHFHLSG from the coding sequence GTGAGCAGTGCCGCGCCCAGTGGGTTGCATCCTGCGCTACGCCGTGTCGCCGCCAAGGGCGTCACCGGACTGACCCGAATCGGTACCCAGGCCCAGTTCTACTTCCGCACGATCGTCTCCGTACGCGACGCGCTGGTGCACTACCAGGCCGAGACCGTGCGCCTGATCGCCCAGATGAGCCTGGGCACGGGCGCGTTGGCGATCATCGGCGGGACCGTGGTGATCGTGGGCTTTCTGACCCTGTCGACCGGAGCCCTGGTGGCAGTCCAGGGGTACAACCAGTTCGCCAATGTCGGGGTCGAGGCGCTCACAGGCTTCGCCTCAGCATTTTTCAACGTCCGCCTGATCGCTCCCGTCATCGCCGGCATCGCATTGGCGGCCACCATCGGTGCGGGCGCCACCGCGCAGCTCGGTGCGATGCGGATCAACGAAGAGATCGATGCGCTGGAAGTGATGGGTGTGCGTTCGGTGGCCTACCTCGCATCGAACCGGGTCGTCGCGGGGGTCATCGTGGTCATCCCGCTGTACTGCGTGGCTATGATCACCGCATTTCTGGCCGCACGATTCGGGACCACCGTCGTCTACGGTCAGTCGAGCGGCGTCTATGACCACTACTTCAATACGTTCCTGAATCCGACGGACATCATCTGGTCGTTCTTCCAGGCGGTGTCGATGGCTGCCGTGATCATGCTCGTGCACACCTATTACGGCTTCACCGCATCCGGTGGACCCGCCGGTGTCGGCGAAGCCGTCGGACGGGCCGTTCGCACCTCGATGATCTCGGCGGTATTCGTCGTTCTGTTCCTCTCGCTGGCCATCTACGGCCAGTCCGGGCATTTCCATCTCTCGGGATAG
- a CDS encoding ABC transporter permease encodes MIRRLEAVASASPAKPVVALGGFFVMALEVVLAIPRRPFAWREFLVQAWFVARVSMVPTLMLAIPFTVLMVFTFNILLVEFGAADYSGTGAAYGTVTQIGPVVTVLVVSGAGATAMCADLGARTIRDELDALRVMGIDPIQALVVPRVLAATIVATLLSSVVILVGLTGSFVFAVFIQHVTPGSFVGGLTVITKAPDVVIALIKSTLFGLAAGLIACYKGVSVGGGPAGVGNAVNETVVYTFMALFAINIIATAVGVKATL; translated from the coding sequence ATGATCCGGCGGCTGGAGGCCGTCGCCTCAGCCTCACCCGCCAAGCCGGTTGTCGCCTTGGGCGGGTTCTTCGTGATGGCGCTCGAGGTCGTGCTGGCTATCCCCCGCAGGCCGTTCGCGTGGCGCGAGTTCCTGGTCCAGGCGTGGTTCGTGGCCCGTGTGTCGATGGTCCCCACGCTGATGCTGGCCATTCCCTTCACGGTGTTGATGGTCTTCACCTTCAACATCCTGCTGGTCGAGTTCGGTGCGGCGGACTACTCGGGTACGGGGGCCGCCTACGGAACAGTGACGCAGATCGGCCCGGTGGTGACCGTGTTGGTGGTCTCGGGAGCGGGCGCGACGGCCATGTGCGCGGATCTCGGAGCTCGCACGATTCGTGACGAACTCGACGCGCTACGGGTGATGGGGATCGATCCCATCCAGGCGCTGGTGGTGCCCCGGGTGCTGGCCGCCACCATCGTGGCGACGCTGCTGTCGTCGGTGGTGATCCTGGTCGGATTGACGGGCAGCTTCGTCTTCGCGGTGTTCATCCAGCATGTGACCCCCGGATCGTTCGTGGGTGGGCTGACCGTCATCACCAAGGCTCCTGACGTGGTCATCGCGCTGATCAAGTCGACGCTGTTCGGTCTGGCGGCCGGACTGATCGCCTGCTACAAGGGGGTGTCGGTCGGCGGGGGACCGGCAGGCGTCGGAAACGCCGTCAACGAGACAGTCGTCTACACCTTCATGGCATTGTTCGCGATCAACATCATCGCGACAGCGGTCGGTGTGAAGGCAACCCTGTGA
- a CDS encoding ABC transporter permease, with protein sequence MTLDTFVVMFRPQFAWREYLLQTWFVARVSVLPALMLTLPYSVLLVFTFNILLGEFGAADFSGTGAAIGTVNQIGPIVTVLVVSGAGATAMCADLGARTIREELDALRVMGIDPIQALVVPRVLAATTVALALSSTVILTGLAGAYIFVVYIQNVSPGAFAAGLTLLTGVGDVVVSLTKATLFGLAAGLIACYKGISVGGGPAGVGNAVNETVVFTFMVLFAINVIVTAVGIQFTV encoded by the coding sequence ATGACCCTGGACACCTTCGTGGTGATGTTCCGCCCGCAGTTCGCCTGGCGGGAGTACCTGTTGCAGACCTGGTTCGTGGCGCGCGTGTCGGTCTTGCCCGCCCTGATGCTGACGCTGCCCTACTCAGTGTTGCTGGTGTTCACCTTCAACATCCTGCTCGGCGAGTTCGGCGCAGCGGACTTCTCCGGTACCGGTGCGGCGATCGGCACGGTCAACCAGATCGGACCGATCGTCACCGTGCTCGTGGTCTCCGGCGCCGGCGCCACCGCGATGTGCGCCGACCTCGGCGCACGCACCATTCGGGAAGAGCTCGACGCCTTGCGCGTCATGGGCATCGACCCCATCCAGGCGCTCGTGGTCCCCCGCGTGCTGGCCGCCACCACGGTGGCACTGGCGCTCTCGTCCACGGTCATCCTGACCGGCCTCGCCGGCGCCTACATCTTCGTCGTCTATATCCAGAACGTCTCGCCGGGCGCGTTCGCCGCCGGCCTGACGCTGCTGACCGGCGTCGGTGACGTTGTCGTATCGCTCACCAAGGCAACACTTTTCGGCCTGGCCGCCGGCCTGATCGCCTGTTACAAGGGCATCTCGGTCGGTGGTGGCCCTGCCGGCGTAGGCAACGCCGTCAACGAGACCGTGGTCTTCACCTTCATGGTGCTGTTCGCCATCAACGTCATCGTCACCGCCGTCGGCATCCAGTTCACGGTGTGA
- a CDS encoding ABC transporter permease, giving the protein MHPKLATGLRELSAGWDRIGAQTRFYVKTLAAIPDAATRYNKELLRLVAQMGLGAGALAVVGGTVAIVGFLTMTTGALVAVQGYNQLASVGFEALTGFASAFFNVRLIVPGTVSVALSATIGAGATAQIGAMRINEEIDALEVIGIRSVTYLAATRVLAGVIVVIPLYCIAVMMAFLAARTGTVVIYGQGAGVYDHYFNTFLNPTDVIWSFMQSVAMTIVIMLVHTFYGYTAKGGPAGVGEAVGRAVRTSMVVAAVEIVMISLAVYGQSGNFNLAG; this is encoded by the coding sequence CTGCACCCCAAACTGGCGACAGGCCTGCGCGAGCTGTCCGCCGGATGGGACCGCATCGGCGCCCAAACCCGGTTCTATGTCAAGACGCTGGCCGCGATCCCCGATGCGGCGACCCGCTATAACAAGGAACTGTTGCGTCTCGTCGCCCAGATGGGTTTGGGCGCAGGCGCTTTGGCCGTAGTAGGCGGAACGGTGGCCATCGTCGGCTTTCTGACCATGACCACCGGCGCCCTGGTGGCCGTCCAGGGATACAACCAGTTGGCGTCGGTCGGCTTCGAGGCCCTGACCGGATTTGCGTCGGCCTTCTTCAACGTTCGGCTCATCGTCCCGGGGACCGTCTCGGTGGCGTTGTCGGCGACCATCGGCGCGGGTGCGACCGCCCAGATCGGCGCGATGCGGATCAACGAAGAGATCGATGCACTGGAGGTCATCGGAATCCGTTCGGTCACTTACCTGGCCGCGACCCGCGTTCTGGCGGGCGTCATCGTGGTGATACCGCTGTACTGCATCGCCGTCATGATGGCGTTCCTGGCCGCCCGCACCGGCACCGTCGTCATCTACGGTCAGGGTGCCGGCGTCTACGACCACTACTTCAACACCTTCCTCAACCCCACCGACGTCATCTGGTCGTTCATGCAGTCGGTGGCGATGACGATCGTCATCATGCTGGTGCACACGTTCTACGGCTACACCGCCAAGGGCGGACCAGCTGGCGTCGGTGAGGCGGTCGGGCGTGCCGTTCGTACGTCGATGGTGGTCGCCGCGGTCGAAATCGTGATGATCTCACTGGCCGTGTACGGCCAGTCCGGCAACTTCAATCTGGCGGGCTAG
- a CDS encoding MCE family protein translates to MEARPGEERLHDRWWTVILLAVVAVFFFVTATLFAGTFRSYVPVTLTADRSGLVMETGAKVKMRGVQVGRVSQITGGQGPATLRLEIDPDQVQYIPANVGAQIRATTAFGAKFVDLIYPSEPSPQRLAAGAVLQSKNVTTEVNTVFQNVVNLLDKVDPAKLNAVLTAVADGVRGQGPRMAEATTDLNEVLKALNERSDTIREDWRSFKNFNDTYAAAAPDIVTILNAGSTVSTTIADRSSQLDALLLNTIGFSYSARDLLASSEDSLVRAVNLLEPTTNLLLKYSPVYTCWLQGATWTLSTGDAYNIWGGRDGKSANFDVALLLGNDGYQYPDNLPIVNAKGGPGGKPSCGSMPDPTKNLPVRQLITNTGWGTGLDIRPNPGLGEQCWADWFPVTRAVPQRPSIRQCLPGPAPGPDPGPGMPPYGAAWYGPGGVPLWPGVPPAPDPAVPAPQAAPTP, encoded by the coding sequence ATGGAAGCCCGGCCCGGTGAGGAACGCCTGCATGACAGGTGGTGGACGGTCATCCTGCTGGCCGTTGTCGCCGTGTTCTTCTTCGTCACCGCAACACTTTTCGCGGGTACCTTCCGGTCCTACGTGCCGGTCACACTGACCGCCGACCGTTCAGGGTTGGTGATGGAAACCGGTGCGAAGGTCAAGATGCGCGGCGTTCAGGTCGGCCGGGTCAGCCAGATCACCGGCGGTCAGGGGCCCGCGACGCTGCGGCTGGAGATCGACCCGGACCAGGTCCAGTACATCCCGGCCAATGTGGGAGCGCAGATCCGCGCCACCACCGCGTTCGGGGCAAAATTCGTCGACCTCATCTATCCGTCCGAACCCAGTCCGCAGCGGCTGGCCGCCGGCGCTGTGCTGCAGTCGAAAAACGTCACCACCGAGGTCAACACCGTCTTCCAGAATGTCGTCAACCTGCTCGACAAGGTCGACCCCGCCAAGCTCAACGCGGTCCTGACGGCGGTTGCCGACGGAGTCCGCGGCCAGGGGCCGCGGATGGCCGAGGCCACCACCGATCTCAACGAGGTTCTCAAGGCGCTCAACGAGCGCAGCGACACCATCCGCGAGGACTGGCGCTCGTTCAAGAACTTCAACGACACCTACGCCGCGGCCGCACCGGACATCGTGACGATCCTCAACGCCGGCAGCACGGTCAGCACGACCATCGCCGATCGGTCTTCACAGCTGGATGCATTGCTGCTCAACACCATTGGGTTCTCGTATTCAGCTCGCGACCTGCTGGCCTCGAGCGAGGACTCCCTGGTCCGCGCCGTCAACCTACTCGAGCCCACCACCAATCTGCTGCTGAAGTACAGCCCCGTCTACACCTGCTGGCTGCAGGGCGCCACATGGACTCTGAGCACCGGCGACGCCTACAACATCTGGGGCGGCCGCGACGGCAAGTCGGCGAACTTCGACGTCGCCCTGCTGCTGGGCAACGACGGCTACCAGTACCCCGACAACCTGCCCATCGTCAACGCCAAGGGCGGACCGGGCGGCAAGCCCAGCTGCGGATCGATGCCCGATCCGACCAAGAACCTCCCGGTGCGTCAGCTGATCACCAACACCGGCTGGGGTACCGGCCTGGACATCCGCCCGAATCCTGGCCTGGGAGAACAATGTTGGGCCGACTGGTTCCCGGTCACCCGCGCAGTGCCGCAGCGGCCGAGCATCCGCCAGTGCCTGCCGGGGCCGGCACCCGGGCCCGACCCCGGTCCGGGAATGCCGCCCTACGGGGCGGCGTGGTACGGCCCGGGCGGGGTCCCGCTCTGGCCTGGCGTGCCGCCGGCACCCGATCCGGCGGTCCCAGCACCACAGGCGGCGCCAACGCCGTGA
- a CDS encoding MCE family protein, producing the protein MKDNLRATVWRLAVFLTVCLFGAFALLAVFAQFRFGSGRSYNAEFTNVTGLKSGDFVRIAGVEVGKVGDITINRDATVRVEFSASDTVTLTEGTRAVIRYDNVIGGRFLALEEGAGGLKRLQPGATIPVTRTAPALDLDSVIGGFKPLFRALSPEQVNALSGQLDQALQGQGPTISSFLNQAAVLTNTLADRDQLIGEVVTNLNVVLGTLGPQSAQLDKAVTNLSGLIDGLNARRTDIAGAFASANAAAATVADLLDQSREPFKKVVHETDRVSTIAVGDHEYLEKLIDTLPDKYKALGRQGMYGDFFSFYLCDLVLKLNGKGGQPVYVKVAGQDTGRCTPK; encoded by the coding sequence GTGAAAGACAATCTGAGGGCTACCGTGTGGCGCCTCGCCGTCTTCCTCACGGTGTGTCTGTTCGGCGCGTTCGCCCTGCTCGCCGTCTTCGCGCAGTTCCGCTTCGGCAGCGGTAGGTCCTATAACGCCGAGTTCACCAACGTCACCGGCCTCAAATCCGGCGACTTCGTCCGGATCGCCGGAGTCGAGGTAGGCAAAGTCGGCGACATCACGATCAACCGGGACGCGACGGTCCGCGTCGAGTTCTCCGCCAGCGACACCGTCACCCTGACCGAGGGCACCCGAGCGGTCATCCGCTATGACAATGTGATCGGCGGCCGGTTCCTGGCTCTGGAAGAGGGGGCCGGTGGACTCAAGCGCCTGCAACCCGGCGCGACGATTCCGGTGACCCGCACCGCCCCGGCGCTCGACCTGGATTCGGTGATCGGCGGTTTCAAGCCGCTGTTTCGCGCCTTGAGTCCCGAGCAGGTCAACGCCTTGAGCGGCCAGCTCGATCAGGCACTGCAGGGCCAGGGGCCGACCATCTCCTCCTTCTTGAATCAGGCCGCGGTGTTGACCAACACGCTGGCCGACCGCGATCAGCTGATCGGTGAGGTCGTCACCAACCTCAATGTGGTACTCGGCACCCTGGGCCCGCAGAGCGCGCAACTGGACAAGGCCGTGACGAATCTGTCCGGCTTGATCGACGGCCTCAACGCCCGCCGGACCGATATCGCCGGCGCCTTCGCCAGCGCCAACGCGGCGGCGGCGACCGTCGCCGACCTTCTCGACCAGTCCCGCGAACCCTTCAAAAAGGTTGTGCACGAGACAGATCGGGTGTCAACGATCGCGGTGGGCGACCACGAGTATCTGGAGAAACTCATCGACACGCTGCCCGACAAGTACAAGGCGCTGGGCAGGCAGGGCATGTACGGCGACTTCTTCAGCTTCTACCTCTGCGATTTGGTGCTGAAGCTCAATGGCAAAGGCGGACAACCGGTTTACGTCAAGGTCGCTGGCCAAGACACCGGGCGGTGTACGCCGAAATGA
- a CDS encoding MCE family protein: protein MKSFSERNPFILGAVGAVVIAGIVMGALNWQKLPFLNPGRNYSAYFADAGGLFTGAGVEVSGLPIGKVSDIELDGQHVLVKFRIKGDVHLGERTTAAIKTKGLLGTKMLDVIPVGDGDLSAPIPIDRTTSPYQLPDALGDLTNTISGLNTDQLSASLATMAQTFANTPPDLRNAVAGVARFSETLDKQDAQLRSLLDNAAKTTDVLAKRTDQIVTLVRQTNSLLLALNEQSAALDRIWRNISAVSKQLKGFIADNRAQLKPALEKLNGVLTIVDDRKGRIQEAVKRLNSYAMSLGESVSSGPFFKAYVVNLFPGQFVQPFIDAAFSDLGVDPATLLPSLRTDPQVGQPATPALPVPYPRTGQGGGPHLNLPDAITGNPGDQGCGPPGIALPGPTGCYPYREPLPAPPPGGPPPGPPAVSPPGIASVPEPTPAPFLVPAPGEQPADTHSGGSQ from the coding sequence ATGAAATCCTTCTCTGAGCGCAACCCGTTCATCCTCGGTGCCGTCGGCGCCGTCGTAATCGCCGGGATCGTCATGGGCGCACTGAATTGGCAGAAACTTCCGTTCCTCAACCCGGGTCGCAACTACTCGGCCTACTTCGCCGACGCGGGCGGTCTGTTCACCGGCGCGGGCGTTGAGGTTTCGGGCCTCCCTATCGGCAAGGTGTCCGATATCGAACTCGACGGCCAGCACGTACTGGTGAAGTTTCGGATCAAAGGCGACGTCCACCTCGGTGAGCGCACGACCGCGGCGATCAAGACGAAGGGTCTGCTGGGCACCAAGATGCTCGACGTCATCCCGGTCGGTGACGGCGATCTGTCGGCTCCGATCCCGATCGACCGGACGACATCGCCCTACCAATTGCCTGACGCGCTGGGCGATCTGACCAACACGATCAGCGGGCTGAACACCGACCAGCTGTCGGCCTCGCTGGCCACCATGGCCCAGACCTTCGCCAACACCCCGCCGGACCTGCGTAACGCGGTGGCCGGAGTGGCGCGGTTCTCCGAGACGCTCGACAAGCAGGACGCCCAGCTTCGCAGTCTGCTGGACAACGCCGCCAAGACCACCGACGTGCTGGCCAAGCGGACCGACCAGATCGTCACGCTGGTGCGGCAGACCAACTCGCTGTTGCTCGCACTCAACGAGCAGAGCGCTGCGCTCGACCGGATCTGGCGCAACATCTCGGCCGTCTCGAAACAACTCAAGGGGTTCATCGCCGACAACCGGGCGCAGCTCAAGCCGGCCCTGGAGAAACTGAACGGGGTCTTGACGATCGTCGACGACCGCAAGGGACGCATTCAGGAGGCGGTCAAGCGGCTCAACAGCTACGCGATGTCACTCGGCGAATCGGTGTCCTCCGGGCCGTTCTTCAAGGCCTACGTGGTCAACCTGTTCCCGGGTCAGTTCGTCCAGCCATTCATCGACGCGGCATTCTCCGATCTCGGGGTCGACCCGGCCACGCTGCTGCCCTCGCTGCGCACCGACCCCCAGGTCGGCCAGCCCGCGACCCCGGCGCTTCCGGTGCCCTACCCGCGTACCGGCCAGGGTGGTGGGCCGCATCTCAACCTGCCCGACGCGATCACCGGTAACCCCGGCGATCAGGGCTGCGGTCCGCCCGGTATTGCGCTGCCCGGCCCCACGGGCTGCTACCCGTACCGGGAGCCGCTGCCCGCACCGCCGCCGGGTGGCCCACCACCCGGGCCGCCGGCAGTATCACCGCCCGGGATCGCGTCGGTTCCCGAACCGACACCGGCTCCGTTCCTGGTGCCGGCGCCCGGTGAACAACCCGCCGACACCCATTCCGGGGGATCGCAATGA